From Toxorhynchites rutilus septentrionalis strain SRP chromosome 2, ASM2978413v1, whole genome shotgun sequence, a single genomic window includes:
- the LOC129765202 gene encoding elastase-1-like, giving the protein MELSVALSLVALISIKFADCSQCGVRQDKTRSLITNTYEVQPGDYPWHAAVYLVSPVKQYICGGTLVGQNVVITSAHCVMNPGLTQARPIEDLVVQVGKHQLNARSGTEQEIGLSSIIVPNGFSALRHDHDIALLITVSAVIFGKYVQPACLPMFSLIGNKTVGTIVGWGFTEQNTVSNVLRAANAPIVSRDTCAQSNPEAFGQNLPEEVFCAGYRNGTNACNGDSGGGLFRNVRGKWYLLGVISFTAARKQNENYCSSTDYTAFVDVVKYMKWIRNNSDSNFALPCSQSLQPVKLKKQYYVHNNKEVTFLEAWRLCQNVGHRLATITSEEDSLLLEQAIAKSTNTKGPWYIGGTDLGNEGHFVWISTNKPIGYLSGYFNYSPGQPDNAGNNENCLEIGRWGGVVWNDVPCEWRQRYICEYVSAV; this is encoded by the exons ATGGAGCTTTCAGTGGCGCTATCCCTCGTCGCGTTGATATCGATAAAATTCGCGGACTGTTCGCAGTGCGGAGTGCGGCAGGACAAAACACGCTCACTCATAACAAATACGTACGAAGTGCAGCCAGGAGATTATCCATGGCATGCAGCTGTATATTTAGTATCACCTGTGAAACAGTACATCTGTGGAGGCACCTTGGTCGGCCAGAACGTTGTTATCACATCGGCTCACTGCGTGATGAATCCTGGTTTGACCCAGGCAAGACCCATTGAAGATCTTGTGGTGCAGGTTGGAAAACATCAGCTCAACGCACGCAGTGGTACCGAACAGGAAATTGGATTGAGTTCAATTATTGTACCAAATGGTTTCAGTGCACTACGACATGATCATGATATAGCCCTGCTGATAACAGTAAGCGCTGTTATATTCGGAAAATATGTTCAACCGGCATGTCTCCCAATGTTTTCATTGATCGGTAATAAAACCGTGGGAACAATCGTTGGATGGGGCTTCACCGAACAGAACACCGTCTCCAATGTTCTGAGAGCTGCGAATGCCCCCATCGTTTCGAGAGATACTTGCGCACAGAGTAACCCGGAAGCATTTGGTCAGAACCTTCCCGAGGAAGTGTTCTGCGCTGGATATCGGAACGGTACTAATGCTTGTAACGGGGATAGTGGAGGTGGACTGTTCAGAAATGTGAGGGGCAAATGGTATCTTCTGGGTGTTATTTCGTTTACCGCAGCCAGAAAGCAGAATGAGAATTATTGTAGTTCTACCGATTATACGGCTTTTGTGGATGTTGTAAAATACATGAAATGGATTAGAAATAATTCAG ATTCCAATTTTGCCCTACCCTGCTCGCAATCGCTACAACCCGTGAAGCTGAAAAAACAATACTACGTCCATAACAACAAGGAGGTCACATTTTTGGAAGCGTGGCGCCTCTGCCAAAACGTTGGTCATCGATTGGCTACCATCACTTCCGAAGAGGACAGCCTGCTGTTGGAGCAGGCCATCGcgaaatcaaccaacaccaaaGGACCATGGTATATCGGAGGAACCGATTTGGGCAACGAGGGACACTTCGTTTGGATTTCCACCAATAAACCGATTGGGTACCTCTCGGGATACTTCAATTACTCTCCCGGGCAGCCAGATAACGCTGGAAACAACGAGAACTGCCTGGAGATAGGACGCTGGGGCGGTGTAGTATGGAATGATGTACCCTGTGAGTGGCGCCAGCGCTATATTTGTGAATATGTTAGTGCGGTGTGA